From the Chitinispirillales bacterium genome, the window TTCATAGCCGGCTAACGACTTTGCCGCCCACGCCATACCGTAATCGCCTTCTCTAAGGTTGTCGTTATTGAATGAGGTTTTACTATAAAGTCCTCCGGCCTCCAATCTTAAACCGCCCGTCCAACTATTATCGGCGAACGCCTTGTTTGACGTCGGGAAATTACTACCCTCGTAGTTTGTTCCGTTTTTACCGGAATACGAATTATCGTCCCAAATAAAAGTAACGTATTGCTTTACCCCCGCAGTGTCGCCCGTCGGCGGCATAGGAGACGGAAAAGCGTAATCATAAGGTCCGGCAAACGACAATACCGCTGCAAAAATAACGGCAAGCCCCCCCCCCCCCCCAATTAAACAAGTATTTTTTAACATACAAACCTCCATGAAAAATTTTTGTTTTATATCACGTTAAAGAATAATACTATATAAAAAATAATACAAAAAAGAAAAAATTGCTTAATTATCTTTGAAAATAATTTCTATTTATCCAATTTTTGTATTCGCCGCTTTTTATGTCCTCTACCCATTGTCTATTATTCAAATACCACCGCGCCGTTTTTTTCAGTCCGTCGTCAAACGAATATCTTTGTTTCCAGCCTAATTCCCTTTTTATTTTTGAACAGTCGATAGCGTATCTTCTGTCGTGTCCCGGGCGGTCTTTTACAAAAGTTATCAACTTTTTGTGGCAGTCTTTGTCTTTGCCTTGAATTTGCGCGACAGTTTCGCACAAAACGTTGACCAATTTAATGTTTTCCCATTCGTTTTCTCCGCCGATATTATAACTTTCACCCGTTTTTGCGTTGTTCATGATAGTCCAGACGGCGCCGTTGTGATCTTCGACAAAAAGCCAGTCGCGGATATTCTTTCCGTCGCCGTAAACGGGAAGCGGTTTTTCGTCAAGCATATTTTCAATCATCACGGGAATAAGTTTTTCAGGGAATTGATAATATCCGTAATTATTCGAGCAGTTTGAAAGCGTAACCGGAAGCCCGTAAGTATGAAAATACGCGTTTACCAAATGGTCGCTGCTCGCCTTTGAAGACGAGTAAGGACTTCTCGGCGAATATGGGGTGGTTTCGGTAAAATATCCGCTTTCGCCCAAACTTCCGAAAACCTCGTCGGTACTTACGTGATGGAACAGTTTACCGTCAAAATTCTTCCAAAAATTCTTTGCGCATTCCAACAGATTAAAAGTTCCCAAAATATTTGTATTTATAAAATCCGCAGGTCCCAAAATCGACCTGTCCACGTGGCTTTCCGCGGCAAAGTGAACGACGGTGTCGATACTGTACTTTTCAAACGCCCGCTTAACCGCGTCGATATCGCAAATATCGCCTTTGACAAAAATATAGCGCGTATCGTTTTGCAAATCCGCCAAATTTTGCAGATTTCCCGCATAAGTCAGTTTGTCGAAATTAACGATTTTTCCGTCAAAAGTCGTTTTTGTCAGCAAATATCTAATGAAATTCGAGCCGATAAATCCCGCGCCGCCCGTGACCATAATATTTTTCAGACTTCTCATTTTTACATCTCGATTGTTGCGGTGTATTTCAAAACGACATCCTGCCCGGACGGAATATTCAACTCAAATCTTGCCGTGTTCGCGTCGATTTTTTTGTATTTGTCGTCGCTTTTTATACTCCACTTCCCATAAAGATTTCTTTCGTCAAATATCAGCGTAACACTCTCTTTCTTATGGTTAGAAAAAGTTATCTCCTTGACGAATTCCGTCTTTTGTTCGCTTAATTTTCTGTCGGAAATCTTTTTCTCAAAACACGAAATATCGAAAGCGTTTCCGCTTTTCAACGTAATTTCTTCGTTAATCGGAGTATGATTTATATTGTCTTCACCCAAAAAAACGTTGTTTGCGCCGTCTTTTTTGTACATCCTTACGACGCCTTTTGGAAACGGCATATCCAAATTATTCTTCTTTCCGGTTTCAAAAACGATTTCCGTTTGAACGTTAAGAGGATTTCCTTTTTCCAAAATTCCCCGCATAGCGCCGTATGAGCCGCTTTGAATACGATAGCGCTTTTTCACATTTATATTTTGTGCGGAAAACATTTCGATTTGCTTTTTCTGTCTGTCGTTTATAGATACGGGACTATTCACCGAGTACATGTGGTATTCGTCAACGCTTTTTTCCTCGACTCT encodes:
- the rfbB gene encoding dTDP-glucose 4,6-dehydratase, producing MRSLKNIMVTGGAGFIGSNFIRYLLTKTTFDGKIVNFDKLTYAGNLQNLADLQNDTRYIFVKGDICDIDAVKRAFEKYSIDTVVHFAAESHVDRSILGPADFINTNILGTFNLLECAKNFWKNFDGKLFHHVSTDEVFGSLGESGYFTETTPYSPRSPYSSSKASSDHLVNAYFHTYGLPVTLSNCSNNYGYYQFPEKLIPVMIENMLDEKPLPVYGDGKNIRDWLFVEDHNGAVWTIMNNAKTGESYNIGGENEWENIKLVNVLCETVAQIQGKDKDCHKKLITFVKDRPGHDRRYAIDCSKIKRELGWKQRYSFDDGLKKTARWYLNNRQWVEDIKSGEYKNWINRNYFQR